One genomic window of Acidobacteriota bacterium includes the following:
- a CDS encoding isopenicillin N synthase family oxygenase, with translation MPLQLPIINIRPLLDSTANRQSVADQIKHACCEFGFFYISGHGVDGTLQERLESLSRQFFAQPLERKLEILMALGGRAWRGYFPVGDELTSGQPDWKEGIYFGAELGPNHPLVKAGTPMHGANLFPAHPPFFRETVLDYMAAMTELGHKLMAGIALSLEQEESYFADRYTADPLMLFRIFNYPAGNYASWGVGEHTDYGLLTILKQDDCGGLQVKSKSGWIEAPPIENTFVCNIGDMLDRMTRGLYRSTPHRVRNQSSRDRLSFPFFFDPNFNAKVKTIPMGIQIHDDRQERWDQASVHNFSGTYGDYLLGKVSKVFPQLERKVF, from the coding sequence ATGCCCTTGCAACTTCCCATAATCAATATCCGCCCATTGCTGGATAGCACAGCCAATCGCCAATCTGTCGCTGATCAGATCAAACATGCCTGCTGCGAGTTTGGGTTCTTTTACATCTCAGGCCACGGCGTTGATGGAACGTTGCAGGAACGGCTGGAAAGCTTGAGCCGTCAGTTTTTCGCGCAGCCGCTGGAACGCAAGCTGGAAATCCTCATGGCGCTCGGCGGCAGAGCTTGGCGCGGCTACTTCCCTGTTGGTGATGAACTCACTTCCGGGCAACCGGATTGGAAAGAAGGCATTTACTTCGGCGCAGAGCTTGGCCCGAATCATCCGCTGGTCAAAGCCGGAACGCCAATGCACGGCGCAAATCTGTTCCCTGCACACCCTCCCTTCTTTCGAGAAACTGTGTTGGATTATATGGCCGCGATGACTGAGCTTGGTCACAAGCTGATGGCTGGAATTGCGTTGAGTTTGGAGCAGGAAGAAAGCTACTTTGCAGACCGCTACACCGCCGATCCGCTGATGCTCTTTCGCATCTTCAACTACCCTGCAGGCAATTACGCAAGCTGGGGCGTTGGCGAACATACCGATTACGGCTTGTTGACGATTTTGAAACAGGATGATTGTGGCGGCTTGCAGGTGAAATCGAAATCCGGATGGATCGAAGCGCCACCCATTGAAAATACCTTCGTCTGCAACATTGGCGACATGCTGGATCGAATGACCCGCGGCCTTTATCGCTCAACGCCTCACCGAGTCCGCAACCAATCTTCGCGGGATCGGCTGTCATTTCCTTTCTTCTTCGATCCGAACTTCAACGCCAAAGTGAAAACGATTCCAATGGGAATTCAAATCCACGACGACCGCCAGGAACGTTGGGATCAAGCCAGCGTTCACAACTTCAGCGGCACTTATGGCGATTACCTTCTCGGCAAAGTCTCGAAGGTATTTCCGCAGCTAGAGCGTAAAGTGTTTTAG